The Jatrophihabitans endophyticus genome includes the window CAACGGGACGTCGGGGACGACCGGGCGCCCCACCGCGTTCGGCGTGAACGGTCGCGACTGGCGCAGCATCGCCAACGCGCATGCACGGGTCATGTGGGCCATGGGCATCCGGCCGAGCGACACCGTGCTGATCGGCTCGCCGCTGTCGCTCTACTGGGGCTCGTGGGGCGCCTACATCGGCGCCGAACGCCTAGGGGCCACGGTCTTCCCGTTCGGCGCCGGCACGGCGGGACAGAGCTTGCGGACCGTCCACTGGATGCGGCAGATGGGCGTGACGGTCTTCTACGGCACGCCGTCCTACGCGCTGCACCTGGCCGAGGTGGCCCGCGACGCGGGCATCGACCCGCGCCACCTCGGCGTGCGGCGGATGTTCTTCTCCGGCGAGCCCGGCGCGAGCGTGCCGTCGATCCGCGAGCGCATCGCGACCGTCTTCGACACCCGCGTCTACGACTCCGGCAGCATGGCCGAGGTCAGCCCGTGGATGCACCTCGGCGCCGGCTCCGACGAGCCGGGCGTGCTGTGCTGGCAGGACCTCGTCCACACCGACGTGTGCGACCCGACGACGCTGCGCCGACTGCCCTACGGCAGCGAGGGCACGCCGGTCTACACGACGCTCGAACGCACGGCGCAGCCGATGATCCGGCTGCTGTCGAACGACCTCACCCGCTGGGAGGCGCCGTCGGCCGAGCGGGGCCGGACGTACCCGTTCCTGCCCCGCGGCATCTACGGCCGCATCGACGACATGTTCGTGGTCCGCGGCGAGAACATCTACCCGAGCGCGATCGACGAGGTCGTGATGCGTTCGGACAACTACGGTGGCGAGCACCGGATCGTCATCAGCCGCGACGGGGCGATGGACGAGCTCGTCGTGCAGGTCGAGCACGACGGCGGGCTCGGCGGCGAGGGCGGGCTGACGCAGTGGTGCGCGACGATCTCCGGCCGGCTGCGCACCGTCCTCGGGGTCGGCGCGAAGGTGCTGCCCGTCGCGCCGCAGACCTTCGCCCGCACCGAGTTCAAGGCCCGGCGGGTGATCGACGACCGCGACCTGTTCCGCTCGCTGGAGGCGAGCACAGCCGGGGCGAGCACGGACGGGGTGTCCTGATGCCGGCCCCGACGCCCGCGGTCGCGGCGCCGTCGATCGAGGAGACGGTGACGCGCCTGCGACGCCGGGAGGCCGGGGCACTCGCGCGCGCGCTCACCGCGGTCGAGCGCCGCGCCCCCGGCGTCGACGACCTGCTCGCCCGGCTGCACCCCGACACCGGCCGCGCCCACGTGCTGGGCGTGACCGGCCCCGCCGGCAGCGGCAAGAGCACGCTCGTCACCCGGCTGACCCAGCAGTACCGGGCCCGGGGCCGGACGGTCGCGGTGCTCGCCGTCGACCCGTCCAGCACGTACAGCGGCGGCGCGATCCTCGGCGACCGCATCCGGATGTCGGACCTCTCCGGCGACGCGGGTGTCTACATCCGCTCCCTCGCCACCCGCGGGGCGATGGGCGGGCTGTCCCGCGCGGTGCTCGACGGCATCACCGTCCTCGACGCCGCCGGCTTCGACGCCGTCGTGCTGGAGACCGTCGGGGTCGGCCAGGCCGAGGTGGACGTCATCAGCGTCGCCCACACCGTCCTCGTCGTCAGCGTGCCCGGCCTCGGCGACGACGTGCAGGCGATCAAGGCCGGGCTGCTCGAGATCGCCGACGTGCACGTGGTGAACAAGGCCGACCGCCCCGGCGCCGACCAGACCTACGCCGAGCTGCGCGACATGCTGCGGCTGTCCCACCGCCGGCCGCGGCAGTGGAACGTGCCCATCGTCAGGACGACGTCGACCCGGGGCGAGGGCGTGGCCGAGCTCGCCGACGAGTGCGACACGCACCTGGCCTGGCTCGACGAGCACGGCGGCCGGGCCGAGCGGGAGAGACGCAACGCCGCGACCCGCGTCCGGTGGGCGGCCGAGGAGCTCGTGCTCGACCGGCTCCGCCCGGGGCACGGCGCCTTCGACGCGCACGTCGACGCCGTCGTCGCCCGCACCATCGATCCGCGCGCGGCCGCCGCCGAGCTCGTCCACCACCTGTGAGCCGACCGCAGGCACCCCGCAGCATCCGCAGCACACCGCAACGAGAGAGGCACCCATGGCAGAGGACGGCACGACCCCGGACCGTGACCGGCTGAGCAGCGACGAGCTCGTGGCGGCGGTCGCGGCCCAACTCACGGCGTGGGAGGCCGACGAGCTCGCCGGCTTCACGGCCCGCGCGCCGGAGAGTCGGACCGACTACGTGAGCGGCAGCGGCCTGCCCGTGCAACGCGTCTACACGCCGGCCGACCTGCCGGGGAGCTGGCAGGAGATCGGACTGCCCGGCCAGTACCCCTACACCCGCGGGCCGTACCCGACGATGTACCGCGGCCGGACCTGGACGATGCGCCAGATCGCCGGCTTCGGGCAGGCGGAGGAGACCAACGAGCGGTTCCGCTACCTCATCAAGCAGGGGCAGACGGGGCTGTCGGTCGACTTCGACATGCCGACGCTGATGGGGCTCGACAGCGACGACGCCATGAGCCTCGGCGAGGTCGGCCGCGAGGGCGTCGCCATCGACACGCTGCCCGACATGGCGGCGCTCTTCGACGGCATCGACCTGGAGCACATCTCGGTGTCGATGACGATCAACCCCTCGGCGTGGATCCTGCTCGCCATGTACGTGGCGGTCGCCGAGGACCGCGGGTACGACCTGGACAAGCTGTCCGGGACGGTGCAGAACGACATCCTCAAGGAGTACGTCGCCCAGAAGGAGTGGGTGTTCCCCGTGCACCCCAGCATGCGCATCGTGCGTGACTGCATCGTCTACTGCGCCGAGCACATGGCGCGCTACAACCCGGTCAACATCAGCGGCTACCACATCAGCGAGGCCGGCGCGAACGCCGTGCAGGAGGTCGCGTTCACGATGGCGATCACCCGGGCCTACGTCGAGGACGTCGTGGCGACCGGGGTGGACGTCGACGAGTTCGCGTCGCGGTTGTCGTTCTTCTTCGTCAGCCAGGCCGACTTCTTCGAGGAGGTCGCGAAGTTCCGGGCGGTGCGCCGCTACTACGCGAAGATGATGCGCGAACGCTTCGGCGCCACGAAGCCGAACTCGATGCGGCTGCGGATGCACACCCAGACCGCGGCCGCGACGCTCACCAAGCCGCAGCCGATGAACAACATCATCCGCACGACGCTGCAGGCGCTGTCGGCCGTGCTCGGCGGCACGCAGTCGCTGCACACCAACGGCCTGGACGAGGCGTACACGATCCCGAGCGAGCAGGCGATGAAGATCGCGCTGCGCACGCAGCAGATCATCGCCGACGAGACGAACGTGACGCAGGTGATCGATCCCCTCGGCGGCTCGTACTACGTCGAGGCGCTGACCGACGAGATCGAGCGCGGCATCGAGGACTACATGACGCGTGTCGAGGAGATGGGCGGTGTCGAGGCCGCGATCGAGCAGGGCTTCTTCCAGCGCGAGATCTCCGACACCGCGTACGGCTACGCCAAGCGCAAGGCCAGTGGCGACCGTCCGGTCATCGGCGTCAACCGGTACGTGGACGAGGACCCGGGCGAGCCGATCGAGACCCACAAGCTCGACCCGGAGTCCGAGCAGCGCCAGATCAACCGCCTCAAGCAGACCCGCGAGGACCGCGACCAGGAGCGGGCCGGACGCGCCCGTGCCGAACTGCTGCGCGTCGCACGCGATCCCGCGGCCAACCTCATGCCGGCGACCATCGAGGCCGTCCGCGCGCACCTGTCGATGGGCGAGATCACCGGCGCACTGCGGGAGGTGTTCGGCAGCTACACCGAGACCCCCGTCTTCTGACCGGACGGCCGGATCTCCTCGCGTACCCGTTCCACCCGCACCACTCGCACAACCACCGCGGACCGGCGACCGCCGGCTCGTCAGTTCGTCGCGTCGTCGTGAGCCCGGGAGAACCCATGTACAAGCAGATACTCGATCCGATCGCGGACAGCCTCGGCTGGTCGGCCCTGCTCGCCGCCCTGCCGCTGGTGCTGCTGTTCGTCCTCCTCGGCGTGTTCCGCGTCCGGGCGTGGGCCGCGTCGCTGCTCGGTCTCGGCGCGGCGATCCTGGTCGCCGCGGTCGGCTACGGCATGCCGTGGGGGCAGGTGCTGCTCGCCGGCAGCGAGGGTGCGGCGTTCGGTCTCTTCCCGGCGATGTGGATCGTCGCCAATGCCATCTGGGTCTACGAGATGACCCGTCGTTCCGGTCACTTCGACGTGCTCAAGCGCAGCTTCTCCTCGATCAGCCCCGACCGCCGGATCCAGGGCATGATCATCGCGTTCTGCTTCGGCGCGCTGCTCGAGGCGCTCGCCGGGTTCGGGGCGCCGGTGGCGATCTGCTCGGTGATGCTGGTGGCGCTCGGGCTGAGCCCGCTCAAGGCCGCGACCACCGCACTGGTCGCCAACACGGCGCCGGTCGCGTACGGCGCCGTGGCGCTGCCGATCATCACGCTCGCGAAGGTGGCCGACCTGCCGACGCGCGACCTCGCGCAGATGACCGGCCGGCAGGTGCCGATCCTCGCCGTCGTGGTGCCGTTCCTGCTGCTGTTCCTGCTCGACGGCCGGCGCGGCCTGCGTCAGCTGTGGCCGGCCGGGCTGGTCTGTGGCCTGTCGTTCGCGATCGTGCAGTTCGCGATGGCGAACTACGGCCCGGTACAGCTCAGCGACATCGCGGCCTCGCTGGTGTCGGCGGCGGCCACGCTGCTGTTCCTGCGGTACTGGCGCACTCCGGAGGTCCTGCCCGTCGAGCTCGACGGTGACGACGCCGGCGCCGTGCCCGCGGGCGGCACCACGCCCGGCGCCGGCTCGGTCGGCACGCTGCCGCGCACCCGGCCGTCCGCCGCGGCGCGGGTCGCCGTGCAGCGCGACCCCGCCGTCGAGCAGCTCAAGGCCTTCGCGCCCTACATCGTGGTGGTGGCGCTGTTCAGCATCGTCGCGATCCCCGCGGTGTCCGAGCAGCTGGCCAGGACCACCCGCATCGTGCAGTGGCCCGGGCTGCACCTGGTGAACTCCGCGGGCAAACCGCTGACGTTGACGTCCTACAAGCTCGACTGGCTCGTCGGCGGCGGGACGGTGCTGCTCGTCAGCGGCCTGATCACCGCGGCGATCCTGCGGCTGTCGCCCACGGTGGTGCTGCGCTGCTACGGCGCCGTCCTGCGCCAGGTCAGGGCGGCCGGCGTGACGGTGATGAGCGTGCTCGCGCTCTCCTACGTCATGAACGCCTCCGGCATGACCGTGACGATGGCGGCGTGGTTGGCAGGGGCGGGCAGCGCCTTCGCGGTGCTGTCGCCCGTCCTCGGCTGGTTCGGCACCGCCGTGACCGGTTCGGACACGTCGTCCAACTCCCTGTTCGGTGCACTGCAGGTGCAGGCCGCGCAACGCACCGGGCTGGACCCGGTGCTGCTCGCCGCGGCCAACAGCTCCGGCGGTGTCCTCGGCAAGATGCTCAGCCCCCAGAACCTCGCCATCGGCGCCAGTGCGGTGGGACTCTCGGGTCGCGAGGGCGAGCTGTTCCGGCGCGTGCTCGCGGCGACGGCCATCCTGCTGCCGCTGCTGTGCGTGGTCGTGGTGCTGCAGGCCACGTCGGTGCTGTCGTGGCTGGTGCCGTGACCGGGGCGCGCGGTACCCGGCAGTAGCGTGGTCCCCCGATGGTGCCGGTGCGGCGTGACGCCCCGGCCGAGGGGAGGCAGCGCGGTGGACGAGCCGCCGGTCGACTGGCAGCCGGTGCACCGGCAGCGCA containing:
- a CDS encoding phenylacetate--CoA ligase family protein — its product is MTVTATRMEQWTWPPAYDDDYRPADDATHWFPVRETMAPDRRDELLLARIQEVMAYAWSTSPFYRAKWGAAGLEPGDVRTLEDFERVPVVHKDELRADQAEHEPYGSYLCVPPRDVRHVNGTSGTTGRPTAFGVNGRDWRSIANAHARVMWAMGIRPSDTVLIGSPLSLYWGSWGAYIGAERLGATVFPFGAGTAGQSLRTVHWMRQMGVTVFYGTPSYALHLAEVARDAGIDPRHLGVRRMFFSGEPGASVPSIRERIATVFDTRVYDSGSMAEVSPWMHLGAGSDEPGVLCWQDLVHTDVCDPTTLRRLPYGSEGTPVYTTLERTAQPMIRLLSNDLTRWEAPSAERGRTYPFLPRGIYGRIDDMFVVRGENIYPSAIDEVVMRSDNYGGEHRIVISRDGAMDELVVQVEHDGGLGGEGGLTQWCATISGRLRTVLGVGAKVLPVAPQTFARTEFKARRVIDDRDLFRSLEASTAGASTDGVS
- the meaB gene encoding methylmalonyl Co-A mutase-associated GTPase MeaB, translated to MPAPTPAVAAPSIEETVTRLRRREAGALARALTAVERRAPGVDDLLARLHPDTGRAHVLGVTGPAGSGKSTLVTRLTQQYRARGRTVAVLAVDPSSTYSGGAILGDRIRMSDLSGDAGVYIRSLATRGAMGGLSRAVLDGITVLDAAGFDAVVLETVGVGQAEVDVISVAHTVLVVSVPGLGDDVQAIKAGLLEIADVHVVNKADRPGADQTYAELRDMLRLSHRRPRQWNVPIVRTTSTRGEGVAELADECDTHLAWLDEHGGRAERERRNAATRVRWAAEELVLDRLRPGHGAFDAHVDAVVARTIDPRAAAAELVHHL
- a CDS encoding methylmalonyl-CoA mutase family protein yields the protein MAEDGTTPDRDRLSSDELVAAVAAQLTAWEADELAGFTARAPESRTDYVSGSGLPVQRVYTPADLPGSWQEIGLPGQYPYTRGPYPTMYRGRTWTMRQIAGFGQAEETNERFRYLIKQGQTGLSVDFDMPTLMGLDSDDAMSLGEVGREGVAIDTLPDMAALFDGIDLEHISVSMTINPSAWILLAMYVAVAEDRGYDLDKLSGTVQNDILKEYVAQKEWVFPVHPSMRIVRDCIVYCAEHMARYNPVNISGYHISEAGANAVQEVAFTMAITRAYVEDVVATGVDVDEFASRLSFFFVSQADFFEEVAKFRAVRRYYAKMMRERFGATKPNSMRLRMHTQTAAATLTKPQPMNNIIRTTLQALSAVLGGTQSLHTNGLDEAYTIPSEQAMKIALRTQQIIADETNVTQVIDPLGGSYYVEALTDEIERGIEDYMTRVEEMGGVEAAIEQGFFQREISDTAYGYAKRKASGDRPVIGVNRYVDEDPGEPIETHKLDPESEQRQINRLKQTREDRDQERAGRARAELLRVARDPAANLMPATIEAVRAHLSMGEITGALREVFGSYTETPVF
- a CDS encoding L-lactate permease; this translates as MYKQILDPIADSLGWSALLAALPLVLLFVLLGVFRVRAWAASLLGLGAAILVAAVGYGMPWGQVLLAGSEGAAFGLFPAMWIVANAIWVYEMTRRSGHFDVLKRSFSSISPDRRIQGMIIAFCFGALLEALAGFGAPVAICSVMLVALGLSPLKAATTALVANTAPVAYGAVALPIITLAKVADLPTRDLAQMTGRQVPILAVVVPFLLLFLLDGRRGLRQLWPAGLVCGLSFAIVQFAMANYGPVQLSDIAASLVSAAATLLFLRYWRTPEVLPVELDGDDAGAVPAGGTTPGAGSVGTLPRTRPSAAARVAVQRDPAVEQLKAFAPYIVVVALFSIVAIPAVSEQLARTTRIVQWPGLHLVNSAGKPLTLTSYKLDWLVGGGTVLLVSGLITAAILRLSPTVVLRCYGAVLRQVRAAGVTVMSVLALSYVMNASGMTVTMAAWLAGAGSAFAVLSPVLGWFGTAVTGSDTSSNSLFGALQVQAAQRTGLDPVLLAAANSSGGVLGKMLSPQNLAIGASAVGLSGREGELFRRVLAATAILLPLLCVVVVLQATSVLSWLVP